In one Silene latifolia isolate original U9 population chromosome 10, ASM4854445v1, whole genome shotgun sequence genomic region, the following are encoded:
- the LOC141608417 gene encoding uncharacterized protein LOC141608417, with the protein MAIDSDYTVNSGVTTGVIGMQDPLYLAPGDISGLNPVASPFNDKHYLKWSRAVKMALISMNKVGFITGKYPKPAEIAATYQDWIKADYNVMCWILHSMIPEISESLLYVQSSKQLWDEIKDRYNQANAPFLYQLRKDVMHTIQENNQSVVNYFGKLTSV; encoded by the coding sequence ATGGCGATAGATTCAGATTATACAGTTAATTCTGGTGTCACTACTGGTGTTATAGGTATGCAAGATCCTCTGTATCTTGCACCTGGAGATATTTCTGGTCTGAACCCCGTTGCTTCACCTTTCAATGATAAACATTACCTCAAATGGTCGCGTGCGGTGAAAATGGCGTTGATCTCCATGAATAAGGTAGGATTCATCACAGGAAAGTATCCTAAGCCTGCAGAGATAGCTGCAACTTATCAGGATTGGATAAAAGCTGATTATAATGTCATGTGTTGGATTCTACACTCCATGATTCCAGAAATCTCAGAAAGCTTGTTATATGTCCAATCATCCAAGCAACTTTGGGACGAAATCAAGGATAGGTACAATCAAGCAAATGCACCCTTTCTTTATCAGTTAAGAAAAGATGTTATGCATACTATTCAAGAGAATAATCAATCTGTTGTTAATTATTTTGGCAAACTGACGTCTGTATAG
- the LOC141608418 gene encoding protein FAR1-RELATED SEQUENCE 4-like: MSDPDSAKSWETFGENSIDYNPLFETTIDFETRDDAFNWANKIAFKNGFALVKANNGFKNRKKNGLLASYFRCKRHGLPKESENLEKPRRSQKCSCKFRIRAVQNFVSKNDQETVVWNILTSEGAGLHNHNVAIYKYGDRHFAGLDAKEKAYVRQQTLVGVLLRDIKNGLHLRTPEKPQPSSTQLYNETRKIRKEVRGERNTAQQMLAPAVEAKYVHWHEIDSESKELTHIFMAHPEAIKLFRAHPYVVIMDSTYKTNTYKNPLIEMVGVTPTVSFFLIACSTIPTESDENYKWLLKKLADILDDTGASLSIFVTDRELGLISALAAVFPGVDHLLCRWHVNKAINAKALTLFGTEGMKKHVITNPEDGWNKVINSVTEEAFQHAWECFCRKWPCISDYIRRAWGEHAGKFVLFYTN; encoded by the exons atgtCGGATCCCGATTCAGCG AAATCGTGGGAGACTTTTGGCGAGAATTCAAttgattacaacccgttgttcgaGACTACTATAGATTTCGAAACGCGTGACGATGCTTTCAATTGGGCTAATAAAATCGCATTCAAGAATGGGtttgctttggttaaagcaaataaTGGATTTAAAAACAGGAAAAAGAACGGGTTGTTGGCAAGCTATTTTCGATGTAAAAGACATGGGTTACCAAAAGAATCGGAAAATCTTGAAAAGCCAAGGAGGTCGCAGAAGTGTTCATGCAAGTTTCGTATTCGTGCCGTTCAAAATTTCGTGTCTAAAAATGATCAAGAGACGGTAGTGTGGAACATTTTAACCTCCGAGGGTGCTGGACTACACAACCACAACGTAGCCATTTATAAGTACGGGGATCGGCACTTTGCGGGATTAGACGCGAAAGAGAAGGCATATGTTAGGCAACAAACATTGGTCGGGGTTCTACTGAGGGATATTAAAAATGGTCTTCATTTGAGAACCCCCGAAAAACCTCAACCGTCAAGCACCCAACTATATAatgaaacaaggaaaattaggAAAGAAGTTAGGGGTGAAAGAAACACCGCTCAGCAAATGTTGGCTCCAGCGGTAGAAGCGAAATACGTACATTGGCACGAGATTGATTCCGAGTCAAAAGAGTTGACTCACATTTTCATGGCACATCCTGAAGCGATTAAGTTATTCCGGGCTCATCCTTATGTGGTCATCATGGATTCGACTTATAAAACCAACACTTACAAGAATCCACTCATTGAGATGGTTGGTGTGACACCCACGGTATCGTTCTTCTTAATTGCATGTTCGACGATTCCTACCGAGTCTGACGAGAATTACAAGTGGTTGTTAAAGAAGTTAGCTGACATTTTAGATGACACCGGAGCGTCCCTTTCTATTTTTGTCACCGACCGGGAATTGGGTTTGATCAGCGCTCTTGCGGCAGTATTTCCCGGGGTTGATCATTTGTTGTGTCGATGGCATGTGAACAAAGCCATCAATGCAAAAGCCTTGACATTATTCGGCACTGAGGGTATGAAGAAACATGTCATCACAAATCCAGAAGACGGTTGGAATAAGGTGATCAATTCAGTTACCGAAGAAGCGTTTCAGCACGCTTGGGAGTGTTTCTGTCGTAAGTGGCCATGTATATCCGATTATATACGGAGAGCTTGGGGTGAACACGCAGGGAAGTTCGTTTTATTCTATACAAACTAG